The following are encoded in a window of Callithrix jacchus isolate 240 chromosome 9, calJac240_pri, whole genome shotgun sequence genomic DNA:
- the GSG1 gene encoding germ cell-specific gene 1 protein isoform X3 yields the protein MSDPSQLTQNVYLTQEMELAKAFSSQRTRLSAILSMLSLSFSTISLFSNYWFVGTQKVPKPLCEKDLAAKCFDMPVSLDGDVANTSTQEVVQYNWETGDDRFSFRSFRSGMWLSCEEIVEEPGERCRSFIELTPPTERGEKGLLEFATLQGPCHPTLRFGGKQLMEKASLPYPPLGLCGKNPLVVPGNADHLHRTSIHQLPPATNRLATHWEPCLWAQTERLCCCFLCPVRSLGNGGPHDVFTSLPGNCQLGSRRLETTCLELRLGLLHGLAFLHLLHGVGSHHLQYVHQDGAGVQVQA from the exons ATGAGCGATCCCTCTCAACTGACTCAAAATGTTTACCTCACCCAGGAG ATGGAGCTCGCGAAGGCCTTCTCTAGCCAGCGGACACGCCTATCTGCCATCCTCAGCATGCTATCACTCAGCTTCTCGACAATATCCCTGTTCAGCAACTACTGGTTTGTGGGAACACAGAAGGTGCCCAAGCCCCTGTGCGAGAAAGATCTGGCAGCCAAGTGCTTTGACATGCCAGTGTCCCTGGATGGAGATGTCGCCAACACATCCACCCAGGAGGTGGTACAATACAACTGGGAGACCGGGGATGACCGCTTCTCCTTCCGGAGCTTCCGGAGTGGCATGTGGTTATCCTGTGAGGAAATTGTGGAAGAACCAG GGGAGAGGTGCCGAAGCTTCATTGAACTCACACCACCAACCGAGAGAGGTGAGAAAGGACTACTGGAATTTGCCACGTTGCAAGGCCCATGTCACCCCACTCTCCGATTTGGAGGGAAGCAGTTGATGGAGAAGGCTTCCCTCCCCTACCCTCCCTTGGGGCTTTGTGGCAA AAATCCTTTGGTTGTCCCTGGGAACGCAGATCACCTACATCGGACTTCAATTCATCAGCTTCCTCCTGCTACTAACAGACTTGCTACTCACTGGGAACCCTGCCTGTGGGCTCAAACTGAGCGCCTTTGCTGCTGTTTCCTCTGTCCTGTCAG GTCTCTTGGGAATGGTGGCCCACATGATGTATTCACAAGTCTTCCAGGCAACTGCCAACTTGGGTCCAGAAGACTGGAGACCACATGTTTGGAATTACGGCTGGGCCTTCTA CATGGCCTGGCTTTCCTTCACCTGCTGCATGGCGTCGGCAGTCACCACCTTCAATATGTACACCAGGATGGTGCTGGAGTTCAAGTGCAAGCATAG
- the GSG1 gene encoding germ cell-specific gene 1 protein isoform X5 — MSDPSQLTQNVYLTQEMELAKAFSSQRTRLSAILSMLSLSFSTISLFSNYWFVGTQKVPKPLCEKDLAAKCFDMPVSLDGDVANTSTQEVVQYNWETGDDRFSFRSFRSGMWLSCEEIVEEPGERCRSFIELTPPTERGEKGLLEFATLQGPCHPTLRFGGKQLMEKASLPYPPLGLCGKNPLVVPGNADHLHRTSIHQLPPATNRLATHWEPCLWAQTERLCCCFLCPVRSLGNGGPHDVFTSLPGNCQLGSRRLETTCLELRLGLLVTWPGFPSPAAWRRQSPPSICTPGWCWSSSASIVRASRKTRTAYRITTSVSLGGCHVQPPPWVL; from the exons ATGAGCGATCCCTCTCAACTGACTCAAAATGTTTACCTCACCCAGGAG ATGGAGCTCGCGAAGGCCTTCTCTAGCCAGCGGACACGCCTATCTGCCATCCTCAGCATGCTATCACTCAGCTTCTCGACAATATCCCTGTTCAGCAACTACTGGTTTGTGGGAACACAGAAGGTGCCCAAGCCCCTGTGCGAGAAAGATCTGGCAGCCAAGTGCTTTGACATGCCAGTGTCCCTGGATGGAGATGTCGCCAACACATCCACCCAGGAGGTGGTACAATACAACTGGGAGACCGGGGATGACCGCTTCTCCTTCCGGAGCTTCCGGAGTGGCATGTGGTTATCCTGTGAGGAAATTGTGGAAGAACCAG GGGAGAGGTGCCGAAGCTTCATTGAACTCACACCACCAACCGAGAGAGGTGAGAAAGGACTACTGGAATTTGCCACGTTGCAAGGCCCATGTCACCCCACTCTCCGATTTGGAGGGAAGCAGTTGATGGAGAAGGCTTCCCTCCCCTACCCTCCCTTGGGGCTTTGTGGCAA AAATCCTTTGGTTGTCCCTGGGAACGCAGATCACCTACATCGGACTTCAATTCATCAGCTTCCTCCTGCTACTAACAGACTTGCTACTCACTGGGAACCCTGCCTGTGGGCTCAAACTGAGCGCCTTTGCTGCTGTTTCCTCTGTCCTGTCAG GTCTCTTGGGAATGGTGGCCCACATGATGTATTCACAAGTCTTCCAGGCAACTGCCAACTTGGGTCCAGAAGACTGGAGACCACATGTTTGGAATTACGGCTGGGCCTTCTAGTAA CATGGCCTGGCTTTCCTTCACCTGCTGCATGGCGTCGGCAGTCACCACCTTCAATATGTACACCAGGATGGTGCTGGAGTTCAAGTGCAAGCATAGTAAGGGCTTCAAGGAAAACCCGAACTGCCTAC
- the GSG1 gene encoding germ cell-specific gene 1 protein isoform X4, translating to MELAKAFSSQRTRLSAILSMLSLSFSTISLFSNYWFVGTQKVPKPLCEKDLAAKCFDMPVSLDGDVANTSTQEVVQYNWETGDDRFSFRSFRSGMWLSCEEIVEEPGERCRSFIELTPPTERGEKGLLEFATLQGPCHPTLRFGGKQLMEKASLPYPPLGLCGKNPLVVPGNADHLHRTSIHQLPPATNRLATHWEPCLWAQTERLCCCFLCPVRSLGNGGPHDVFTSLPGNCQLGSRRLETTCLELRLGLLHGLAFLHLLHGVGSHHLQYVHQDGAGVQVQA from the exons ATGGAGCTCGCGAAGGCCTTCTCTAGCCAGCGGACACGCCTATCTGCCATCCTCAGCATGCTATCACTCAGCTTCTCGACAATATCCCTGTTCAGCAACTACTGGTTTGTGGGAACACAGAAGGTGCCCAAGCCCCTGTGCGAGAAAGATCTGGCAGCCAAGTGCTTTGACATGCCAGTGTCCCTGGATGGAGATGTCGCCAACACATCCACCCAGGAGGTGGTACAATACAACTGGGAGACCGGGGATGACCGCTTCTCCTTCCGGAGCTTCCGGAGTGGCATGTGGTTATCCTGTGAGGAAATTGTGGAAGAACCAG GGGAGAGGTGCCGAAGCTTCATTGAACTCACACCACCAACCGAGAGAGGTGAGAAAGGACTACTGGAATTTGCCACGTTGCAAGGCCCATGTCACCCCACTCTCCGATTTGGAGGGAAGCAGTTGATGGAGAAGGCTTCCCTCCCCTACCCTCCCTTGGGGCTTTGTGGCAA AAATCCTTTGGTTGTCCCTGGGAACGCAGATCACCTACATCGGACTTCAATTCATCAGCTTCCTCCTGCTACTAACAGACTTGCTACTCACTGGGAACCCTGCCTGTGGGCTCAAACTGAGCGCCTTTGCTGCTGTTTCCTCTGTCCTGTCAG GTCTCTTGGGAATGGTGGCCCACATGATGTATTCACAAGTCTTCCAGGCAACTGCCAACTTGGGTCCAGAAGACTGGAGACCACATGTTTGGAATTACGGCTGGGCCTTCTA CATGGCCTGGCTTTCCTTCACCTGCTGCATGGCGTCGGCAGTCACCACCTTCAATATGTACACCAGGATGGTGCTGGAGTTCAAGTGCAAGCATAG